The Triticum urartu cultivar G1812 chromosome 5, Tu2.1, whole genome shotgun sequence genome contains the following window.
gggtggcggcggcggcggcggcggcgggagagGCCGTGGTGATTGGGGAGGGGAGTGGGGGGTTGGGGTGTCGACGGTGACGGCGGCGGTGGCACAGCGGGGGGTTTGGAGAGATTTTAGGGCTATCGACTGCGACCTGGCAGGCCGCTTGCCCAGATTGGGCCCCAAACAAGCCCGCCACCTGCGAACGCAGCCCAGCCCATCAGGGCCTAAAAAAAACTGCTCCTAAAAAAAAGAATAATTAAGCAATACCCCAGAAAGAAAAGCCCTGAAGTCTGCCTAAATTTCAGTACTGTAATAGGGAGGAAAAAAAAAGGAACTGTCACCTTGCGCTCTCGCCGCCTcgcccagcgccgccgcccgcccgccgccTCTCCCGCCGGCCACCGCTTCAATCCCGCCGTCCGCCGCCCGTGCCTGCCTCCACCGCGCCCTTTCCCGAAACTTCACCGGCGTTCCCCAACCTCCGCCGAGCGCCTTCGCCCTGCCCTAGCCCTTCCCGAACCCGGACGACTGACGGCGGCGCTCCGGTCAGGCGCCGGGAGATATGGTGAGTCCCCTATCATCTGTTGCTTCACATCATGCTTCTCCTTGCCAATTTAGGGCCGCACGTCGGGGGAAGGGGGGAGTTGCGGCGTTATATGATCCAATGCCCAAGTGCTAGATCGCATTTCATCAAATTCCCCAGATAATAATCCTGTCAAGATCATCGTTCCTTTTGCAATTGTACTGTTGTTTCGTTGTTATGTGCAAATTACCTGTTGGAAGTTGGAACCTTGGAGTATTTTGGACATGTTTTCTTCACTGACCTCTTGTGGATTGCAGTACTGTACTTGTTTAGGATGTGATTGGTTTGTTTTTAAGACAGTAAAGTTAGCACTAGGGTTCAATGTACAAAAGACAGGCCTTTCTTGCAATGGATTAGTTTCCCTTTCACTTGGGTATGTTTCCCTGAACCCGGGGATTAGCCCAGTTTGTGCCTTTGTAGGGTTTGTTTACATGGCTTACATACGGGCATGGAGCACTATGAGTAAAGCAGATAATTCCCTGACCTCCCTTTGCTCTGGTTGACGGGGTTAGTACCCCGTTCTTGTCAAGCGAAGCTACAACAACCTTTGAATCCAATCTGCTTTACTCATAGTTATTATTGCAAGGAATTACATTGTTATTATTTTCAATGACTAGGAACTCTGCTAGTATTTACTCAATTCAATGGGGGGTTGTGCCATGACCATGACTTTTTTTTTGCACTCACAAATTCCTGAAAGGTTTATTGAGAATACCTCCAGGAACATCAGAGAGGTAGATTGAGAATGACCTTAGATATGCATCTTAGAGACCTATAAAATATTGTGAAGTCTTGCTGCTGTATCATTGTTTTCACTTCTCATTTGAATCCCATTTTACAGGGTTTACGTACCAGACGGCCGACTGTTGCAATGCGTAGTGGTGACGAAGAAGATTTTgacgatgatggtgatgatgattaCAGTGATCAAAACGATTATGATTATATCTGCAAATATGACGCTAGCCACAATCATGGTAGTGGTGATGACAAGAGCAGTGATGATTACAGCTGCACTGATGATGATAGCAACGATGATGGTGATGATATTGACAAtgatgatggtggtggtggtgatgcTACTGATAATTTATGTGCAATATGTGACAATGGAGGGAAATTGCTATGGTAAGTTGTGCTTCCTAATCAGTCGTTGACCGCAAACACTACTGAATTGAATTTGTGATTTCTCTTTTTTTCTGTAAAAGAATTGAATTTGCAAACATCACCAATATAGTCAAATATTTCAAATACAACATTGAGTAATCTTTGTAATGCCATAAACTCCGTCCATGTTTCAGACAAAAATTAATATGGTTTTGTATTTGTGAAGTATTTGAAAGAATGTGAATGTAGAACCTTGAAAGCCAAATTCGGGAATTTCTTTAGAAAACAATTTAAAGCTTTTGATTTGTCTTAGTCAAGTGGTATTAATTAGTGTTAGTTTTCCAACTAACCAAAAATGAAGAGAGGAGTGTTAGTCAaccggtggggggggggggggtaacaTTGTTTTATTTGGCTAGTTCAAAAGTCTTGAAGACATGTCATTCAGTCGGGCTATGCATATGGGATGATTGTGGCACTTCGTCCAAAATAAATAATACTGTAGGAGTGAGTGAGCTACAGATTCATAGGACAAGATTTCATGTGGACGCAAAGGAAATGTTATGTATACTGATCTCTGAGATGTCATGTTAAAGACACTAGAAGATATCATTTCTGTTGGCAATTGTAAACGTAAATTGCTCTACTATTTTCCTTGAAGAAAACTGGCCACTGATAGCTTGAGGGCTATCAATTTCTATTTGTTGACATTTCACAATGGATCATTTTTTGTTGACATTTCACAATAGATCATATACCTACTCTCATGGTTTAGCCTTCATTCTTTGCTTTGATCATCTGATGATTTCAAGAACAAGCTCTGTGCTATGGTATCTTTGGAGCAATTTTTGTTTCATGCCGGTTACTACTGTCGTAACCAATTGTAACCAGCTTCCCAGATGTCCTGGTAGTGGTAGGTACCGGCATTTGTAATACCAGCCTTTTTTTAAACTTGTTTTGGAAACTCTTTCAAAAGAATTCAAGAACTAATGTTTGCTTGCGTGGTTGGGGGAGGTTAAGAACTTGAGATTAACATGAAAGAGAAagcaaaaggaaaaaaaaagtcTTCTTACTGGAATTCAACGTGCTGTGTTTTGGGGATTTGCCAAAAATCCAGTAAATTGAACAAATAAGACATTCTCCAGTATTTTCACAGAGAATCCATTTCGGGCCAGTTATAAACTTCTGGCACATAGGTAGATTTATTATTGAGTTAATAATTTGATCCTGTCTTATTTTATGTAGCTGTGAAGGACAATGTAAAAGGTCCTTCCATCCCAGAGAAAAAGATGGAAGGGAATCTAATTGTGAAACTCTTGGTTTAACTTCTGCACAACTACAGGTAGTTACAAAGTTCTCATTGACTGGTCCAGCAGCATTATAATTTTCCTGGCTCAAATTTGTGATTTGTTTTGTTTTGCATATTTACAGGAAATTGATCATTATCTATGCAAGAACTGTGAATATAAGCAACACCAATGTTTCAGTTGTGGAGATCTTGAGCCATCTGATGGACCAAATGCTAAGGTAACTTGTTATATCTTTCTTACAAGAATGTGGCATGTGGTTTGTTGAGATAATGGTGCCCTTTGTAGTTCTGCGGTTCCCATTCAATGATAATTATTCACTTCCTCCAATGAGTATGCTTGTTGCTTATTTCTTGTTTATGTAGCACCTTTCATGCATCATCATACTCTAAACTTGCTTGTGTCCATCCTGTGTCTTACTAAGTGACAACATTTAAATCCAGTTCCTTGATGTCTTCATTCACATGTATTTTGAATTGTGGGCAACTGAGGCCTGTTGATATTTCGTGCATGTGATTGATGCTCGTGGCTATGATCCTCGAGTATGTTTAGATATGATTCGAAGTGCCCTCTCACCATCTCTGTCCTTTTTAATATTAATATCTTCGTGATTCTAGTTCTTCCATTTTAAAGTGTGCATTCTTTTAGGTGTTCCAATGCTACAAAGCATCTTGTGGGCACTTCTACCACCCCAGTTGTATTGCCAAATTACTTGAGCCTGATGATACTGATGGAGCTTGCGAGTTGGAGAGGAGGATTGCTGCTGGGATGTCATTTACATGTCCTGCACATTGGTGCTCAGAATGTAGAACGATGGAAGACAGTACTCAATTGAGAGAAAGCGTGGCACAAGTGTACGCGCTTGGCACCTGGGTGATAGAATTATCATTTACTGTGGGTATGTTAGTTCTTACTCGTTTGTTTCCCAAAGTTTCTCTGTACTTCCTTCTCAGAGCAACTAACTTCTGTTGAAATCTTGCAGAAGCCATAAACTAGAAGCTGAGCTTGGAGCACCTAGCAGAGACCATATAAAGTTACCATCTAGTACAGAAATGGATACTGTTGGAACACATTGCATTGACCAAATAAAGTCAACTCCCGTTCGAAAAATTTATAGAACAAGAAATCTTGCTAAGAAGAAAACAAAAGTGACTGGTGGAAGGAAAATGAACACTGATCAG
Protein-coding sequences here:
- the LOC125507466 gene encoding protein ENHANCED DOWNY MILDEW 2-like is translated as MGLRTRRPTVAMRSGDEEDFDDDGDDDYSDQNDYDYICKYDASHNHGSGDDKSSDDYSCTDDDSNDDGDDIDNDDGGGGDATDNLCAICDNGGKLLCCEGQCKRSFHPREKDGRESNCETLGLTSAQLQEIDHYLCKNCEYKQHQCFSCGDLEPSDGPNAKVFQCYKASCGHFYHPSCIAKLLEPDDTDGACELERRIAAGMSFTCPAHWCSECRTMEDSTQLRESVAQVYALGTWVIELSFTVEAIN